One window of the Salvia miltiorrhiza cultivar Shanhuang (shh) chromosome 6, IMPLAD_Smil_shh, whole genome shotgun sequence genome contains the following:
- the LOC130988730 gene encoding EID1-like F-box protein 2, with the protein MILTKQYRCIHSPSCACTKGHLTEEIIFLVFNHLNWNPKLIAALSCACKWFDDLAKRVLWKEFCKTRAPKMMLDMQSSGSHSVDGNWRALGKLLIYCSGSRKDGLFSSSHIPGHFVYRTRFSRTSGKSFLLPQCRTDVLYVSDPCEHLDQGDDGDVGFFRGIFKSFATSKVRKLLIKRSAPLHPTEMCPYCKAKLWNMLAAKMIPSSASCRLGAYDDCIEYYVCLNGHVLGICTLLPLSDTDEASEE; encoded by the coding sequence ATGATTCTGACAAAACAATACCGCTGCATACATTCGCCAAGTTGTGCTTGTACAAAAGGGCACCTTACTGAAGAAAtcatatttttagtttttaaccACTTAAATTGGAACCCGAAATTGATTGCGGCACTTTCTTGTGCTTGCAAATGGTTTGATGATCTTGCCAAACGTGTTCTTTGGAAGGAATTCTGCAAGACTAGAGCTCCTAAGATGATGCTCGATATGCAGTCAAGTGGGAGTCACAGTGTAGATGGAAACTGGAGAGCTCTTGGTAAGCTGCTCATATATTGTTCTGGATCTCGCAAGGACGGGCTGTTCAGTAGCAGTCACATTCCGGGTCATTTTGTCTACCGTACACGCTTCTCAAGGACATCAGGGAAGAGCTTCTTATTACCGCAATGCAGAACAGATGTCTTGTACGTGTCGGATCCTTGTGAGCACCTCGACCAGGGGGATGATGGTGATGTGGGATTCTTTCGCGGGATATTCAAATCTTTCGCTACTTCGAAGGTCAGAAAACTGCTAATAAAGAGAAGCGCTCCGTTACATCCAACAGAGATGTGCCCTTACTGTAAGGCAAAGCTATGGAACATGCTTGCAGCAAAGATGATACCATCGAGTGCTAGCTGCCGGCTGGGTGCTTATGATGATTGCATCGAGTACTATGTTTGCCTTAACGGCCATGTGCTCGGGATTTGCACCCTCTTGCCCTTGTCCGACACCGATGAAGCATCAGAAGAGTGA